aatgaaaaaagtaattcctGTGGTTGTTCTTTTATAGTTGCGTGTAATATCTAAAACTAGTGTATTCAAATCCATTTTTCATAATGCTCTGTTTTGGTCTTTTCCCTATGTAATCAAGCTTGTACATGGATCCTACAGCTACAGGATTAAACAGTTGCTGCCAGCATGGAGTTCTCTTAATACTGTATACTCCATATGGCTCTACAGACCCAAAGTAATTtggttaaaataaaagaattaaggAAGCCCCTAAACATTTATTATAATAATGTCTGTGAGAGATGGgagataaaaatactttctccaCTATAGGAAGCTGTAATTATAGAAGAGttcatatttcttatttatttttcagtcttacagaagagttaatttttcttattgtgAAAGACTTAATATTCAAGTCAATTATGGCAGTTAGCTCTCGAACAGctagatatagatatatacagAAAGTAAGAAGCATTTCCATTTATGCCTTGAAGCATCCTTTGAAGCTAGGGatgcttcattttctaatgaagaaaatgaggtgtGGAGTGATAAGGTCACTTGCCCATTATTGCATGGAAAATCTTTGAGCCAGATGTAGACTTACTCATTTAGTACTCTTAAACAGAAGGAATGAAAGTGGACTTGcaattttggtttctttcttaaTTGTCCAATTTTTCTTGATCATAAGGTGTAGACTGGGaaaatgctttctattttttcttaattatattggtttttttgtttcatttctaggTTAAAGTGAAAATACCTTTTGGAGACAAATATCTTGATGCTATTTTTTCTGTCCCAAAGAAGAAATCGACATACGGCGTGATTCTTACTCATGGAGCTGGAGGAGATATGAATTTCCCTCACTTAGTGTCTTTGGCAGCCTATCTTGCATCCCATGGAGTTCTGTGCCTGCGATTTACTTGTAAAGGCCTTAACATTGCTTATAGGACTAAGGCCTTCAAAACAGTTGTGGTAAGAAGTGACCAAATTCTGCCAAAGCTTAGATCCATGGATATCTTCTTCGGGGTTTCTTAAGTTATGACCAGAGATTAGTCAAGCAACAATGGGAAAATTAGAAGTGATGGTTAGGTAAATGGAGCACTGTCTGtgaacagaaacagcaggagCAATTTTATATGGGCAGTAGCTGGAACAGCTGCAGCAAGTATGTGGGTTTGAGttcagggagagaaagaaaagcttgagAAAAGAATGTGAAGAAAGCAAGGGTGTTTTGTGGGAAAACttacagcttgaaaaaaatgaaagtatttagGATAGAAACAAGAGGTAGGTGTTCTGGGAGGGCTTCGTGAAGGAAGGGGGCTTAAGGGATACAGCTTTGGGAGCGGTTTTGAGAGGAAAGAAGCTGACCTGGGAATTGTGCTGGGTCTCTGAGGGTTGGCAGCTGGGAGAACAAGACTTTGTTGGGGGAAAAGTAGGGGACTCTGGGTCACAGGAGGAGTTGAAGCAAAAGAGATTGGGAGTAGCATGAGAGAGCCCTAGAACCTAAATagtctttgatttcaaaatcagtttaaaCTGTTACATGCCTGTGTTTatctctttctgctgctgctacattATTTAAGATGTTCTTATGTACCTAGATTTTGTTAAAATGAGCAATCTTTTGTTATAATAGTATCAGCTTAGAGTATCTTCCTGTTCTGAGTGTAGGAAGGAGTGGAGAGTTTCTCCTGATTATCTAGCTGCTTTTACTGGGGCATGGGAAGGTAGTTTGAATACTTTGCATTCAGCATCAGACTTTTTTATAGGGGAACTAAGTCCAGTTCTTAAGGAATTAATTTGTATGATGTCATTGTGATTATATGTACATGAATTTGAAGTTACACTGCTAGCTTTGATGTGGATCTGTTCTCCATTCTTGTTTGAAGAAGCGTGATGTTGTTGGTGAGTTTATATTAATATGCTGTTTTGTAACGGTAATTTAAAGGCCTCAGCTAAGATAGCATCTGATTAGTTATCTCctaaaaactgaagaatttgttgctgaattttatcttttctgtcaGACATAACTGATTGTGTCTTCAACTTTTCGTTGGAAATACGTTACCTCAGTGAAGGGCATTTTTGCtaactttttttgccttttgatgGGCTAAGAGTGTGTATGTGGTCTGTTACTATAACTAAGTTGATATACAGTAATCATTTATGTTTTGGTAACTTGATAGGGCGCCTGATACTTCAGACTTGCTGAGAGCTAATGTGAAATTGCTTATGTTTATTATATTGTTGCTGCAAAATGTCATGAAATCATTTGTGTGAAAAAACAAGAGAGCAACTTGCATGTAtctgttcttttgtttaatCTGCAGTGCTGAAAGAGCTTCCCATCTTGTGTTTAGTagctacaaacaaaaaaatccccagccTCCCAGCTGTCTTAATTCTGATGTGTAATGCTTCTCTTTATCTTATTTCTTTAGGAATACTTAAAGCTTTCTGATGATTATAAACTTTCGGGTGTCTTCCTTGCAGgtattgtttttattatctATAACTTTCTCTCTTATACTGCCTCTAATGATTGCAGTGTGTAATTACTCCGTCTTTGAAGTCTATCCCGCTTTGGTGAGAAGTGAATGAACAGATGTGGATGACAGGTTTCAGTTTGAGGTGGGCACTAAAAGCTTGCTGTCTAACGTGGGAACAAGCTGAATAAACTCCCACTAGTCAGTATTGCCTAGGGAGAGCAATTCAGCTACCTGCTGACAGTTGAATGCTCTATAACTTTCGTTAATTGATTAGCAGTCCACTGACTGCCATGGCAACATAGGTGCCAAGCCCACTCACAGATCTGCATTCGGGTGTCTTAACCTGGAGCTGAATGCTGCCAGCCCTGTAGCTGCGCGGGACAGGCGTGCAGCTCGGCTCTCTTGCAGCTGGCTTGAGCAGCACCGCTTCTCGGGTCGCAAATGGGAACATCTGGCCCGTCGCTTTCGTCGGATTCTCTTGGGAGCATGGCTCTCTAGACCTATTCACCCTCCTCATGATGCCACAGATCTCCctccaggaggaaggagagagcaatAGACCATGTTTTCCAGGTGCTTTGGGAGAAAACTTCCTTGTCACCTGTAAGTGACAAGGCACGAGTTCTCTGATAATCCATGTGTACTTTTTAACTGCAGGTCTTGAAGAATTCTGGTTACTGGTAAATGGAAAACCATTTTCCCAAAACAGGTTTTGGTAGATAAAACCTAGTGGcagataaaaaaatcagttatattATGTGAAAAGGGAAGTAGATGGGTGTGATTAAGAATAACTTGATACGGGAAACTCTGAACGTTCCCTGACTAAGTGAAATCAAATCTGCACTGATGTTAATCCCACTGGAATCAGCCACTTCTGACACTCAATTACAGAGCATTGTCAGCTCATATGCCTTGTCTTTGAGGAGATATTTTGATATCCCCTTGCTGTTACTGACTGACCTCATGCTACAAAttcacactttattttttttttttcccccttttactTTTAGGCTGAAGTTTGAGGTGTGCATAAACACTTGCTGGATTTGTTTTGGGAGTAAGGCgcataaaacattatttttaatttgagcaGATTAAGgttgtatgaaaaaaatcatgcaagATAATAGCATTGCTATCTCGAATTTCAAGGGTCTGGGGCATAGGACTtgtccctctcttccccctgcccccaggaTGGGTTGTTGTTCCTTCCAGTATTGCACAGGATCcctctccatttattttttctcccccccccgcccctttttttaaatggagatgTGAAATCATAATATAACCAGACAAATATTTTAGCACAAAATGTTGAAATTgggattaatatttttcatggaGTAGATGAATAAAAGCATCTCTAGCATTTTGTACTACTGGTATGCTGAAATACACTCAGTTGGATTGTTTTTGGGAGTTGTTTACTCAAACAGAATGTAGATGAGGTGACAGCAgatacacttttttcctttattttaacatgGGAGAAAGGCCGTTCCATGGGCTCAcgagctgctgcctctgtgatACGTCAGCTTAGCcaggatgatgatgatgacgacTTCATTCAAGGTCTAATATGTTTATCTTACCCATTGCATCGACCAAAACTCCAGTCCAAGCTCCGGGATGaagatttattatttatcaGGTGTCCGGTGCTGTTTGTCTCAGGATCAGCAGATGAAATGTGTGAAAAAGTGAGTACCCCTGTAAATCCTGCTACGAAGGGGCAGTATGAAGGAACAGGAATGTGTCTGAGTGACGTCTGTACTGGTATACACAGCTGTGACTTTGATTAACAGCCTTCTCTATGTATCTTTCTATCTATCTTCTGAAGGAAGCCTTGGGTAGGAAACTTCATTGGACATAAGGAAGCCTGGTGGtgctttcttttgctgcctAAAATTTCTGGATCATGCTTCATCATCCACTTTAGCAAACTCGTCTTTGGGCCACTAAAATACTGctgatttaaatgttttgtcttttttgataGGATTGTACAAATTAACAGCGGCCTATGGAAGGAGCAAGTTATTTGTTATGCTGTTTTAGCCATTTCAGGTTACAAAACATAAACGCTGTGCTGTGTTACCAATTTCACTTTCGTCACGTTTTCAGGACAAATTCTTCTAGCAAAGCAGTTCTACCCCCAAGTCAGACTTCTGTGgtagaaagctgtatttttgtagAGATGAAGAACATGTTTGCAGAGATGAGAATACAGTggttttctgccttgttttcttGCAAAGTAGGTATCTCTTGTTCTTGAACTGTTTAGCCTGAATTTGGGACTGTGCGCAATTGGCATTTTCCATGCTTGGA
Above is a genomic segment from Gymnogyps californianus isolate 813 chromosome 1, ASM1813914v2, whole genome shotgun sequence containing:
- the TEX30 gene encoding testis-expressed protein 30; its protein translation is MNFPHLVSLAAYLASHGVLCLRFTCKGLNIAYRTKAFKTVVEYLKLSDDYKLSGVFLAGRSMGSRAAASVIRQLSQDDDDDDFIQGLICLSYPLHRPKLQSKLRDEDLLFIRCPVLFVSGSADEMCEKQLLEGVASKMKAPKKIHWIDKANHGMAVKGRTTDDIMEEINAQVFSWLRENIELEHK